A genomic region of Mesorhizobium sp. NZP2077 contains the following coding sequences:
- a CDS encoding substrate-binding domain-containing protein, translating into MKKLLISTALATLMSTSAFAAKIGVSIVNFDNNFQTLLIHGMQDHAKEKGAGIQVEDAQNDVAKQLDQVKNFIASGVDAIIVTLVDTNASKTISEEAAKAGIPLVFVNLEPSEMKNLPDKQVYVGSNEVESGTLEAFEVCKLLRAKGKSSGATAYIVMGSLVHQAALQRTKDVEQVFATDMCNFIKVTDKQSSEWARDNAQNLMTNWLTAGPAPDAVIANNDESAIGAILSLKANGVDMKKVVVSGIDATQDGLQSMKAGDLAVTVFQNAKGQGGGGVDAALALAKGEKVDRVVYVPFELVTPANMADYLSKN; encoded by the coding sequence GTGAAGAAACTTCTCATTTCGACTGCGCTGGCCACATTGATGTCGACAAGCGCATTCGCGGCCAAGATCGGCGTCAGCATCGTCAACTTCGACAACAATTTTCAAACGCTCCTGATCCACGGTATGCAGGACCACGCCAAGGAAAAAGGCGCCGGCATCCAGGTCGAGGACGCGCAGAACGACGTCGCCAAGCAGCTCGACCAGGTGAAGAACTTCATCGCCAGCGGCGTCGACGCCATCATCGTCACGCTGGTCGACACCAACGCGTCGAAGACGATCAGCGAGGAAGCCGCCAAGGCCGGCATTCCGCTGGTGTTCGTCAACCTCGAACCCTCGGAAATGAAGAACTTGCCGGACAAGCAGGTCTATGTTGGCTCCAACGAGGTTGAATCCGGCACGCTGGAAGCGTTCGAAGTCTGCAAGCTGTTGCGTGCAAAGGGCAAATCATCAGGCGCCACGGCCTACATCGTCATGGGCAGCCTCGTTCACCAGGCGGCCCTGCAGCGAACCAAGGATGTCGAGCAGGTCTTCGCCACCGACATGTGCAACTTCATCAAGGTCACCGACAAGCAGTCGTCGGAATGGGCGCGCGACAATGCGCAGAATCTGATGACCAACTGGCTGACGGCGGGGCCGGCGCCGGACGCGGTGATCGCCAACAATGACGAATCCGCAATTGGCGCCATACTGTCGCTCAAGGCCAACGGCGTCGACATGAAGAAGGTCGTGGTCAGCGGCATCGATGCGACGCAGGATGGCCTGCAGTCGATGAAGGCGGGCGACCTCGCGGTGACCGTGTTCCAGAACGCCAAAGGCCAAGGCGGCGGCGGCGTCGACGCGGCCCTTGCGCTCGCCAAGGGCG